ttcaagcaatttggaGGAGGTCACTTCCATTGACTGCctgattcttacaaaaaatgaCTCATAAGCTCTTATAAAACAATCAGATAAGCCAAAATGTATTTGTTTCAGACTTTCTGAAGATACATATGGATGAATTCAGTACAtcaaaccaatttttttaaataattttttatcaaatatagtTTTTGTCAGGAAGCTAAGATAGATTTTCttcaatacaatttttaaagaagtttatgGACTCATTTTTCGCAATCATCATTTAAAATGAGATTGAGTTATTTTAATGGAAAACTTCCTTTAAGTGATAGTTTATggaataaagtatttttttaatctacattGAGTAAGAGTTTATAAGACTTTAACTAGTGAACGGAAACTTTCGGTTTCGGCCGAAACCGAAACCGAAATTTCTgcttcaacaatttttttacttttcttgtGTCGGCCGAAATTTCGGTTCAAACCGCAACCGAAATGAGCCGAAacttttataagattttttttaagttttaatttagagTGCGATCATGACGGTTTCCTAATTGTAATCGTTTGTtagtaaatcaatttttaattataacaattgtagaaattttaattgaagtcaCGTTACATAATAGTTTTAAGTTACTATTCTCAAATCATTCTTAAAATGAATTAACATTTAAGTAAAGCAACCCAAACTAATAGTTTAATCAAAAGTTTCTCAGCTAAATTTTACAATGGAAAATAATCGATAAAAAACTGGTTTATGGAATCATTTTACCGTGACAGCTAGTGATTTCAAATACGGATATATCTGCAATTTGAAAATATCTCGTGGATCGCACAATCCAAAACTTCAATCACTTAGCGGACTTTTATCCCATTTAAGAAGTCATTTACTCTAAAAAATCTCCTAACAGAAAAAGCAATACTCACAACTACTGGCAGTCATGAAAATATACCAACTTCAGATCAAGTTGAGcctattacaattaaaaaaagaacaataccCTTATTTGACACCAGAACAAAACGTCAGAGGGCTGAAATGTTGCAATTTGCAATGCCTGGTTTGGTtgaaaatatctcaaaaattgATTCAAACTCCAAAGAAGGTCTGAAGTTTCATAGATTTACATtagaaaacaacattaaaagcAAAGTTTGGTTTGACAAAAGTAGCAAAGAGATTCCTTAGACATCCACAAACATCTACCGAagtaaaaaggttgtttttaaCTGCTGGAGACATTCtttcaaattaaagaaacaGACTTTTGCCagaaaacatgaaaaagattagatatatgtaaaatagtttttttagctttaattcGGTGATCATAAAAGGTTCAGGgattttaaacattctttttcaaatttcgGCCGAAATTTCTGTTTCGGTTTCGGCTACGGCTTAACTGAACCGAAATTTCGGTACTTTCGGTTTCGGCTCAAATTTCGGCTTCGGTCGATCACTAACTTTAACTATTCATTgatatttcataatttaaaactcATGTCAGAGTAAAGTTGctagattttattatttgaaagaaaaaatttgtgtCGCCTGCAAATTATCGAGTTAGGCTTTGACgataagttgaaaataaaaaatagtaaattgaGGAACATGCACAAAACAAGACTCTTTTTACAGATCATGTGAAGTTTACGGTTCTTATGAAGATGTACGGTcctaaataatgttaatatacaaatatgtattaAGTATAGGGTCCTTACTGTAGTATACTATGATTTAATGTCGCATTTAAGTCTTATATGCTTAGCGAAAAATTTattgaagcttttttttattttaatttttgtttaacaagtATCATTCTTCATTATGCcaacattttattagaaacttaaaCATCTATTTAAAGTAAAACCAAAGAAGTCAATactatttgaatatattttataacttaatattgTTTCTTAAAATAGTTTACATTCTCAATCTTTAAAATCTGAGAGGtttgttcaaaaaagttttttcatccATATTATATTGCTTTAAAAGTTTGTTGCAATGACACCAGAGATATATAGGTAATGAGAAAGTCagtaatgacaaaaaaaatagtataacattcacctaaattagaaaaaaaaacaacaaagcaagctaaaatttaaaaaaacaacaaagcaagctaaaatttaaaaaaacaacaaagctaaaatttaaaaaaacaacaaagctaaaatttaaaaaagaataaaagtaaacaaaaaatcttttaaaaaggaaactaaaaaaaaaaggaaactaaaaaaaaattaccataaaCTGATTTCCTGAAAAAACAGTTTCTTCGAGTGATAGTAAAGGATGTTGTATCATCAATATAAATCCTGCTGTCAACGTCATGAAGCCGTAAATCGAACAGAAATGTTTGGCGGGAAATctatatttgaataattattaatataatttgtaattaggttattttatgtgtatttttgGTAAAGATTGTTGAATACTCGCAAgaaagatatttataatataatataaaaaaatgttataaaaaatcctGGAAGAAAGTATAGCAAAATCATAAGTAAATAGTTTTATCATGTTAATACAtcataataaatagttttatcatgttttttggaataaattaaaaaaaacaaccttgaaGTGctcaaattataaaactatttttttcattttagtcgATTATAGTAACTctaagcagtttttttttttttttcaaagaaaaaaacattttcaaagcATCTctgtaaaacattttcaaaacatctctataaaacattttcaaaacatctctagaaaacattttcaaaacatctctataaaacattttcaaaacatctctataaaacattttcaaaacatctctataaaacattttcaaagcATCTCtagaaaacattttcaaaacatctctataaaacattttcaaaacatctctataaaacattttcaaaacatctctataaaacattttcaaagcatctctataaaacatttttactacaaaacattaaagtttGACACGCAAAACACCCCAAGTTTTAGAAACTTtagacttttataaaaaagagttttttagaaaaaaaagtattcttaaaatctttatttaatttaaatattctaattttattttttgagtatACGCTTCTTACGCTAATGAAACAAACATTGATCCATAACAAAACTGCAAATTGAGTCCaaacaaatataatatgaaaagaggaatctaaaataaataaaaaatatatgtatatatatatatatatatatatatatatatatatatatatatatatatatatatatatatatatatatatatatatatatatatatatatacaaaatacaatttataataattcGCTACTATTAGTCATAGAATATCCGAACATCCTCCGAACATGGTTATGATCCTTATGGTAggatagttttaaaaaatatatattatttgactATATAAGTAGTATctttaacagtttaaatttttaggatATACTGAATTTAAAACTTGATACTTTGCtaaatatcatattattatatatattataaatttaaattgaactataaaaaaaagctattaaatctacttaaaaattagtaattagttacaaatattagttttttcccattttcatcttttttctggTAGCATGGTGATCCTATAAAATCTAATTACTAgaggaatttaaaaaatctttatatcttAATGTTTAAGACAACacttaaaatatgtaaataatgtaaatttacaGTTAGTTTGAGGTTTTGTATAAGCTGAAGACCATCCAATATTAAAACTACTGAAGTCAAGATCACTGAAGGAGCTATGCAAGATCGAACTCGTTGAATATATTTCCAATGCAATGATTTGCGTTCTGTAAGCGTTAAAGAAGGCTCTGATTTACGAAGAATCAAAATTGATATTGGCGCAAATAACACGCCCATAAACTGGATGTAACCAAAATATTTAAGGTACTTCAAcactgcaaaaataaataataatatattaacaataatcataatgataataatagtaataataataatgataataatgataacaataataacaacaataataataataataataataataataatagaacatttttttcataattcatTTCCTGTTTTCAGTTACCAATTAGAAAAAATCGTAATGAAACTTAAATTCATAATTTTGTCATCTGATAACGTGATCGGGACAAAATGCtttacaataaaacttttatccccaatttcataaaatttcagaaacttataaaatctcttcttatattattacaaagtaAACACGCATTactaaaaactttctaaaaagaTTTCACCCAAGAAATACCACCGATTAGCAGTAAGTACTTCACATgcataacacacacacacacacaaaggtatatatatatatatatttatatatatatatatatatatatatatatatacatatatatatatatatatatatatatatatatatatatatatatatatatatatatatatatatatatatatatatatatatatatatatatatataaattgcgtttattaaaatgtcattacaaatcaaatagtttttcaaaaagggcaataaatgcaaatttaatAACAGCAAATTTCCTTAAGTGCGAACTgtcataagtgcaaagcagctGCAAAAACTGTCATAAGTGCGAAGCATATGTATGAAGTGACATATGTGTGCCATTTATgcaaatgtttgcaaattcttttagcgcacttatgccaatttgcacttgttgcaattcgcacttatgtcagcttttgcaactgcttcgcacttatgctagttcgtatttataaaattcgcacttatgcagCTTcccaattaaaaatacaacatacTGTTACATATACAGCTACATATTGTTTCCACgcatttattagttattttttgttgttgtagaaaaagtcattttttccTCACTCCCACTTTTTCCCTGTCTTACCCTATGTCTATGTatgtataaagtttataaaattaataatagcaAACCATTTTCATGATTGTCAGtaagatttattaaatatttatccaAGTTACCAACAAAGTATAAAAGCTTTAATAACAGTAGACTAAACGACATCACTGATAAAAAGTTTATCCATGAAAATAAGCAATCTTTTAGTGACCGATTATCTAAGtcaaaaataattgagaattaaatttaagaattattattataaacagtattatttagataatatcAACAGTTAAAATTAGAGGCAAAGTTCCTGAGACTGTCTAATTTCATTCTTACTTTGTCTGAAAATGTTCttaccaaaattattttttttgtgaagtaGTGTGTCTTTTTCATGATACATTGAACTGCATGTAGAAATAAATTTGCTATCCTCGCAATAACTATAAAAGAGTTTGTAgaaatatacatttttctgtgtgtgtgtgtacttAAGTTAATTGCTTCAAAGTAAGAAtgatttgtatatttaatagtttaagcTCATACACTGACCGTTTAGTACTGATTGCTGTTTTTTCAGGCTGACAATCAACCTGATCTTGTTTCATAAGCAATACTAGATAC
The nucleotide sequence above comes from Hydra vulgaris chromosome 09, alternate assembly HydraT2T_AEP. Encoded proteins:
- the LOC124811570 gene encoding equilibrative nucleobase transporter 1 isoform X3 — encoded protein: MAILSESDFKKPFVLILFLIACCLENFIVGAPVYGYSSMLEIFKASKFFHHLCGITNTTLTTRNNFEKTCEKQDLALNWVFISGMFFHSILKFPIGYCVDRFGPQLCQYVGCFFLALFGVCLGLASPGIEILLYLAFVFLAVASSTLMLNVYKVVNVMCWKWKSVGICMISGAVDSSSAIFFIFLTVFELGVTVQTISIGYTVSTMVFVIFVTILFYPNNEYLVLLMKQDQVDCQPEKTAISTKRYCEDSKFISTCSSMYHEKDTLLHKKNNFDNRSLKDCLFSWINFLSVMSFSLLLLKLLYFVVLKYLKYFGYIQFMGVLFAPISILILRKSEPSLTLTERKSLHWKYIQRVRSCIAPSVILTSVVLILDGLQLIQNLKLTIPLFILYLFGLNLQFCYGSMFVSLAFPAKHFCSIYGFMTLTAGFILMIQHPLLSLEETVFSGNQFMVNVILFFLSLLTFSLPIYLWCHCNKLLKQYNMDEKTFLNKPLRF